The following are from one region of the Cyanobium gracile PCC 6307 genome:
- a CDS encoding Npun_F0494 family protein, whose amino-acid sequence MAQADTESRSLARAALSLRCLPFRRRFYEAVGEGPLSSTELVRRAEGPPPFTFLPLSGDRTEDHFLWLIRLGVLRREVDGQGLTERVRLTPMGRQVLRRWSGEIPRAGRRERILEALRRHRPRL is encoded by the coding sequence ATGGCACAGGCCGACACCGAGTCCCGTTCGCTGGCGCGGGCCGCCCTCTCCCTCCGCTGCCTGCCCTTCCGCCGCCGCTTCTACGAGGCGGTGGGGGAAGGGCCCCTGAGCAGCACGGAACTCGTCCGCCGCGCCGAAGGGCCTCCCCCGTTCACCTTCCTGCCCCTCAGCGGCGACCGGACCGAGGACCATTTTCTCTGGCTGATCCGGCTGGGGGTGCTGCGGCGGGAAGTGGACGGCCAGGGGCTCACCGAGCGGGTGCGGCTGACGCCGATGGGCCGGCAGGTGCTGCGGCGCTGGTCCGGCGAAATTCCGCGGGCGGGCCGGCGGGAGCGGATCCTGGAGGCGCTGCGCCGCCACCGCCCCCGCCTTTGA